One Desulfovibrionales bacterium genomic region harbors:
- the recR gene encoding recombination mediator RecR: MSVFPPALLRLIRNLGNLPGIGEKTATRLALAILRWPDVRAKELAQSIDEVKKKIRFCSTCFSFTETDPCAICADPKRATDAICVVEDPGDMMAIEKSGGFKGRYHVLHGVLSPMDGIGPDELKIKELLLRIKNDQVKEVILATSPTVAGEATAAYLAGLLQNEDVTVTRIACGVPMGTDLKYNDEMTLRRALEARTGA; this comes from the coding sequence ATGTCCGTTTTCCCACCGGCCCTTTTACGACTTATCCGAAATCTAGGCAACTTACCTGGTATTGGAGAAAAAACGGCGACACGTCTTGCCTTGGCGATACTCCGTTGGCCCGATGTGAGGGCCAAAGAACTGGCCCAAAGTATTGACGAAGTCAAGAAAAAAATACGGTTTTGCTCTACCTGTTTCAGTTTTACGGAAACCGATCCCTGTGCCATCTGTGCAGACCCCAAACGAGCCACTGACGCGATTTGCGTAGTCGAAGACCCGGGGGATATGATGGCTATAGAAAAATCCGGCGGCTTTAAGGGGCGTTATCATGTCTTGCATGGTGTGCTTTCGCCTATGGATGGGATTGGCCCGGACGAGCTTAAGATAAAAGAGCTTCTTTTACGTATAAAAAACGATCAGGTGAAAGAGGTAATCTTGGCGACCAGCCCAACTGTGGCTGGAGAAGCCACGGCTGCCTACCTGGCCGGATTGCTTCAAAATGAAGATGTAACTGTGACCCGCATTGCCTGCGGAGTTCCCATGGGTACAGACCTTAAATATAATGATGAAATGACCCTCAGGCGGGCATTAGAAGCCAGGACCGGGGCATAA
- a CDS encoding YbaB/EbfC family nucleoid-associated protein: protein MVKDLGGLVKQAQKIQAKMAKIQEELADKTVESSAGGGMVTVVANGRQEIVSIKIEREVVDPSDLDMLQDLILAAVNDALKKSQQMMQEEMAQVAGGFKIPGLL from the coding sequence ATGGTGAAAGATCTGGGAGGATTAGTTAAACAGGCACAAAAAATACAGGCTAAGATGGCCAAGATACAGGAGGAACTGGCCGACAAGACCGTGGAAAGCTCTGCGGGTGGCGGGATGGTAACGGTCGTAGCCAATGGCCGGCAGGAAATAGTATCCATAAAGATAGAACGAGAAGTCGTAGACCCTAGCGACCTTGATATGTTACAGGACCTGATCCTGGCTGCGGTAAATGATGCCCTGAAAAAATCTCAGCAGATGATGCAGGAAGAGATGGCCCAGGTCGCTGGTGGCTTTAAGATTCCGGGGCTCTTGTAA